The following are encoded in a window of Streptomyces griseiscabiei genomic DNA:
- a CDS encoding S1 family peptidase: MSHKRATKRKAFIAAGGVAAIGAAALILPNAMASQTESKDAAPKTLAASDASDLASQLQELLGDAFAGAYYDSGEKQLIINVIDGLQIDGDDNNVIIQAQSAGAEVREVDNSWSELQKGAATLKEQASVPGTAWAIDPRTNKLQVTADSTVTGENWDTIETAVKSLGSGMATIKKSAGTFKTFLEGGDAIFGGGARCSAGFNVVNAEGAPAFLTAGHCGVAEAEWSEEEGGAPIATVDAATATFPGAGDFALVNYNDPATQAASTVDLGNGQTVDINAVGEAAVGLQVFRMGSTTGLADGQVTGLEATVNYPEGTVTGLIQTNVCAEPGDSGGSLFTEDGQAIGLTSGGSGDCTVGGETFFQPVTTALAATGATLGDAGAGAGEEAGGAGAAGAGEEADGGAVAGAGEEADGGAVAGAGEEEGAAAAGAGQEEGAAAAGAGEEGDAGAVAGAGDAAGAGQEQEQGIGDQGVDEQGVQQ, from the coding sequence TTGAGTCACAAACGAGCCACCAAGCGCAAGGCGTTCATAGCCGCAGGCGGCGTGGCGGCGATCGGTGCGGCGGCCCTCATTCTGCCGAACGCGATGGCGTCGCAGACGGAGTCCAAGGACGCGGCCCCGAAGACCCTCGCGGCGAGTGACGCCTCCGACCTCGCCTCCCAGCTCCAGGAGTTGCTCGGTGACGCGTTCGCAGGCGCGTACTACGACTCGGGCGAGAAGCAGCTCATCATCAACGTCATCGACGGTCTTCAGATCGACGGCGACGACAACAACGTGATCATCCAGGCGCAGTCCGCCGGCGCGGAGGTCCGTGAGGTCGACAACAGCTGGTCCGAGCTGCAGAAGGGCGCGGCCACGCTGAAGGAGCAGGCCAGCGTCCCGGGTACGGCCTGGGCGATCGACCCCCGCACCAACAAGCTCCAGGTCACCGCCGACTCCACGGTCACGGGCGAGAACTGGGACACCATCGAGACGGCCGTGAAGTCGCTCGGCTCGGGCATGGCGACCATCAAGAAGTCCGCCGGCACGTTCAAGACGTTCCTGGAGGGCGGCGACGCCATCTTCGGCGGCGGCGCGCGCTGTTCGGCCGGCTTCAACGTCGTCAACGCCGAGGGTGCCCCGGCCTTCCTGACCGCCGGTCACTGCGGTGTCGCCGAGGCCGAGTGGTCCGAGGAGGAGGGCGGCGCGCCGATCGCCACCGTGGACGCGGCGACCGCCACGTTCCCGGGCGCCGGTGACTTCGCCCTGGTCAACTACAACGACCCGGCGACCCAGGCGGCCAGCACGGTCGACCTCGGCAACGGCCAGACGGTCGACATCAACGCGGTGGGCGAGGCCGCGGTCGGTCTCCAGGTCTTCCGCATGGGCAGCACCACCGGTCTCGCCGACGGTCAGGTCACCGGTCTCGAAGCCACGGTGAACTACCCCGAGGGCACGGTCACCGGCCTCATCCAGACCAACGTCTGCGCCGAGCCCGGCGACAGCGGCGGCTCGCTGTTCACCGAGGACGGCCAGGCCATCGGTCTGACCTCCGGCGGCAGCGGTGACTGCACCGTCGGCGGCGAGACCTTCTTCCAGCCGGTCACCACCGCCCTCGCGGCCACCGGCGCCACCCTCGGCGACGCCGGCGCGGGCGCCGGTGAGGAGGCCGGCGGCGCCGGCGCGGCCGGTGCGGGCGAAGAGGCCGACGGCGGCGCGGTCGCCGGAGCCGGCGAGGAGGCCGACGGCGGTGCCGTGGCCGGTGCCGGTGAGGAAGAGGGCGCCGCCGCGGCGGGCGCGGGCCAGGAGGAGGGCGCCGCTGCCGCCGGAGCCGGCGAGGAGGGCGACGCGGGTGCGGTCGCCGGTGCCGGTGACGCGGCCGGCGCGGGCCAGGAGCAGGAGCAGGGCATCGGCGACCAGGGTGTCGACGAGCAGGGCGTCCAGCAGTAG
- a CDS encoding SpoIIE family protein phosphatase, with amino-acid sequence MAGVHASGGRTTVETARVGHPLLSLALAAMMDDVEAHSGAVYLLTPDEPVLEMAVMAGLPRSFAAPWERVGLSAPVPVSEAVRGRRLVWVSGEEQMARRYPRIAMVLPYPFALAALPVATRDTTYGAVFLTWPGSHPPELSERERDQLTSACDRLAKRLRRAEEEGRPVLPEPDLSAPSATTVAGTLGTVEAARMVARLPYGMCALDLHGRITFANAATAELLGIPVSALLGTQLWASVPWLNDPSYEDRYRAALMSQHVTSFVALRPPSDWLSFRLYPGTNGLSVRISRARAVAEAEHAARLEGGGPGRLVTINHVLALASALTEAVGVQDVVELVADEIAPAIGSQALVMFGSRAGRLHVLGHRGYTDPHLVERFDGMPLSAPMPGAHALTTGVPAFFESRQQLEHLYPMRQDTPDGLGAWAYLPLIASGRPVGTWVLGYADPHPFPADERAVLTSLSGLIAQALERALLYDAKHQLAHGLQQALLPHSLPSIPGIQAASRYLPATRGMDIGGDFFDLVLSHGRASAVIGDVQGHNVTAAGLMGQIRTAVRAYTTVGQAPQEVMSSTNRLLIDLGSELFASCLYLRLDPEHGTAVMARAGHPPPLLRRPDGKVRVLDLAGGPLLGIDAEASYPTTEVALAEGAVLALYTDGLIESPGVDIEEALADLGERLSRAGERPLDALADSLVREIGAAEERADDVALLLLRATGSAG; translated from the coding sequence ATGGCCGGCGTCCACGCGTCCGGAGGGCGGACGACCGTCGAGACGGCCCGGGTCGGCCATCCGCTGCTGTCCCTGGCGCTGGCCGCGATGATGGACGACGTCGAGGCCCACTCCGGCGCGGTGTACCTGCTGACGCCGGACGAACCGGTCCTGGAGATGGCCGTCATGGCGGGACTGCCCAGGTCGTTCGCCGCGCCCTGGGAGCGGGTGGGCCTGAGCGCGCCGGTCCCGGTCTCGGAGGCCGTGCGCGGGCGGCGGCTGGTGTGGGTCAGCGGCGAGGAGCAGATGGCCCGCCGCTATCCCCGGATCGCGATGGTGCTGCCCTATCCGTTCGCCCTGGCCGCGCTGCCGGTGGCGACCCGCGACACCACGTACGGCGCCGTCTTCCTGACCTGGCCCGGCTCCCACCCGCCGGAGCTGAGCGAGCGCGAGCGGGACCAGCTGACCTCCGCCTGCGACCGGCTCGCGAAGCGGCTGCGGCGCGCGGAGGAGGAGGGCCGGCCGGTGCTGCCGGAGCCGGACCTGTCGGCGCCGTCCGCGACCACGGTCGCCGGGACGCTCGGCACGGTGGAGGCGGCGCGGATGGTGGCGCGGCTGCCGTACGGGATGTGCGCGCTCGATCTGCACGGACGGATCACCTTCGCCAACGCGGCCACGGCCGAACTGCTCGGCATCCCGGTGAGCGCCCTGCTGGGCACCCAGCTGTGGGCGTCGGTGCCGTGGCTCAACGATCCCTCGTATGAGGACCGGTACCGGGCGGCCCTGATGAGCCAGCACGTGACGTCGTTCGTGGCGCTGCGACCGCCGAGCGACTGGCTGTCGTTCCGGCTGTACCCGGGGACGAACGGGCTGAGCGTACGGATCTCCCGGGCCCGCGCGGTCGCCGAGGCCGAGCACGCGGCGCGGCTGGAGGGCGGGGGGCCGGGCCGACTGGTGACGATCAACCATGTGCTGGCGCTGGCGAGCGCGCTCACCGAGGCGGTGGGCGTGCAGGACGTGGTGGAACTGGTCGCCGACGAGATCGCCCCGGCCATCGGCAGCCAGGCCCTCGTGATGTTCGGCTCGCGCGCCGGGCGGCTGCATGTGCTCGGGCACCGCGGCTACACCGACCCGCATCTCGTGGAACGCTTCGACGGGATGCCGCTGTCCGCGCCGATGCCCGGGGCGCACGCCCTGACCACCGGTGTGCCGGCCTTCTTCGAGTCCCGGCAGCAGCTGGAGCATCTCTATCCGATGCGGCAGGACACCCCCGACGGACTGGGCGCCTGGGCGTATCTCCCGCTGATCGCGTCGGGGCGGCCGGTGGGCACCTGGGTGCTCGGGTACGCCGACCCGCATCCGTTCCCCGCGGACGAGCGGGCGGTGCTGACCAGCCTCAGCGGTCTGATCGCCCAGGCGCTGGAGCGGGCGCTGCTGTACGACGCCAAGCACCAGCTCGCGCACGGGCTGCAACAGGCGCTGCTGCCGCACTCGCTGCCGTCGATCCCCGGGATCCAGGCGGCCTCCCGCTATCTGCCCGCCACCCGGGGCATGGACATCGGCGGCGACTTCTTCGACCTGGTCCTCTCGCACGGGCGGGCCTCCGCCGTGATCGGTGATGTCCAGGGGCACAACGTGACGGCGGCGGGGCTGATGGGGCAGATCCGTACGGCGGTCCGCGCGTACACGACCGTCGGGCAGGCGCCCCAGGAGGTGATGAGCAGCACCAACCGGCTGCTGATCGACCTGGGTTCGGAGCTGTTCGCCAGCTGTCTGTATCTGCGGCTCGACCCCGAGCACGGGACGGCCGTGATGGCGCGTGCGGGGCATCCGCCGCCGTTGCTTCGCCGGCCGGACGGGAAGGTGCGGGTGCTCGACCTCGCGGGCGGGCCGCTGCTCGGGATCGACGCGGAGGCGTCGTATCCGACGACCGAGGTGGCGCTGGCGGAGGGGGCGGTGCTGGCGCTGTACACGGACGGGCTGATCGAGTCGCCGGGGGTCGACATCGAGGAGGCGCTGGCGGATCTCGGGGAGCGGCTGTCGAGAGCCGGGGAGAGGCCGTTGGACGCGCTGGCCGACAGTCTCGTGCGGGAGATCGGAGCGGCGGAGGAGCGGGCCGACGATGTGGCGTTGCTGCTGCTGCGGGCCACCGGCTCCGCCGGGTGA